In a single window of the Silurus meridionalis isolate SWU-2019-XX chromosome 8, ASM1480568v1, whole genome shotgun sequence genome:
- the htr1b gene encoding 5-hydroxytryptamine receptor 1B, translated as MENFSPPATNYDLEPNVSTNASDASKSAAKEASVAFQATAGSVLGAITLATTLSNAFVIATISRSRKLHTPANFLIASLALTDLLVSVLVMPVSALYTVSRTWTLGQVVCDIWLSSDITCCTASILHLCVIALDRYWAITDAVEYAKRRTTSRAAAMVATAWVIAISISLPPFFWRQVKVGEMTSCEVNKDHIFYTIYSTFGAFYIPTLLLIALYGRIYVEARRRILRQSPKKFGKRLTSAQLVSNSPGSTSVTSARQDDVGSAISDSQVKITVSDSLLEKKRISAARERKATKTLGIILGAYIVCWLPFFIYTLLVPLCPSCHAYPELFDFFTWLGYLNSLINPIIYTMANDDFKKAFQKLVSFRCCVSCCKKRHLG; from the coding sequence ATGGAGAACTTCAGCCCGCCTGCCACCAATTATGACTTGGAACCCAATGTTTCCACCAATGCGTCAGATGCGTCCAAAAGCGCCGCAAAAGAGGCGAGTGTGGCTTTCCAGGCGACTGCAGGCTCGGTGCTGGGTGCCATTACGCTCGCCACGACTCTCTCCAACGCGTTCGTGATCGCCACCATCTCCCGCTCGAGGAAGCTGCACACGCCGGCCAACTTCCTAATCGCGTCCCTGGCGCTCACCGACCTGCTCGTGTCCGTGTTGGTGATGCCCGTGAGCGCGCTCTACACGGTGAGCCGGACGTGGACGCTGGGTCAAGTCGTGTGCGACATCTGGCTGTCATCGGACATCACCTGTTGCACAGCGTCCATACTTCACCTGTGCGTCATCGCTTTGGACCGCTACTGGGCCATCACGGACGCGGTGGAGTACGCGAAAAGGCGCACGACAAGCCGCGCGGCTGCCATGGTGGCCACCGCTTGGGTGATCGCCATCTCCATCAGCCTGCCTCCGTTCTTCTGGCGCCAGGTGAAAGTCGGAGAGATGACGAGCTGCGAGGTGAACAAGGACCACATCTTTTACACCATCTACTCCACCTTCGGCGCGTTCTACATCCCGACGCTTTTACTCATCGCTCTATACGGCAGGATCTACGTGGAGGCGAGGCGAAGGATCTTAAGACAGTCGCCCAAAAAGTTTGGGAAGAGACTCACCTCGGCGCAGTTAGTCTCCAACTCACCGGGATCGACGTCTGTGACATCGGCGAGGCAGGACGACGTGGGCTCGGCGATCAGCGACAGCCAGGTGAAAATCACCGTTTCCGACTCGCTTTTGGAGAAAAAGCGCATTTCTGCGGCCAGGGAAAGAAAAGCCACGAAAACCCTGGGCATCATTTTAGGAGCGTATATAGTTTGCTGGCTACCGTTTTTCATCTACACCCTGCTGGTGCCCTTGTGCCCTTCATGCCATGCGTACCCAGAGTTATTCGACTTCTTTACGTGGCTCGGCTACCTCAACTCCCTCATC